In the genome of Gemmatimonadaceae bacterium, the window GGTCGACGATTGTGAACCTGAATCGCGTTCGCGAAATGCAGCAGTGGTTCTCGGGAGACTACGTGGTGATTCTGGAAGACGGCACCCGGTTGCGACTCAGTCGGCACTATCGCGATCGGGTGGAGAAGCAGGTCGGCGTCTGACGCCGTCGGGGCCGACGCACGTGGAGGCGTTCGCAGTCTGGTAGTATTCAGTATGCGTGCAGAACAGGGTGCTCCCGGCACGGCCAATGCGAGTTGGCAGTCCCGATTCGTCTCGGCGGTGATTCGCGCATACATGCGACCGCATGTGTTGAAGCCGATCGATCCGCTCTGGGTGCGGCGGCGCATGGGGCGACAGCAGATGCCCCGCGATGTCATGGTTCGCTCCACCGGCGTGCAGGTCGTCGCCGCTCCGCCATCGGGCGACTGGCGGGGCGGTGAAATCGTCTCGTGGCCGCACGCCAGGAGTGACGGGCCGGTCCTGCTGTATCTGCACGGCGGTGGCTATCTGGCGGGATCACCGGAAACGCATCGACCGCTGGTCGCGTCGCTGGTGCGACGGCTGGAGGGCGCGGCATTCGTGCCCGACTATCGCCTGGCACCGGAGCATCCGTATCCGGCCGCACTGGATGATGCCCGGGCCGCGTACGGCCACCTCCTGTCGTTGGGCATCGCCCCCGCGCGTATTGTGATTGCCGGGGACTCGGCCGGCGGCGGACTCGCCCTCGCGCTTACGCTGGCGCTGCGCGACACGCACGCGCCCTTGCCGGCCGCCGTGGTCACCTTCAGCCCGTGGACGGATCTCGCCGCGACCGGCCGGTCGATCGAGGAGAACACGGATCGCTGCGCGATGTTTGCCGGCATCACGATTCATCGCGCGGCCACGTTCTATCTCGGCGCATCGAATCCGCGGCTGCCCTACATCTCACCGCTGTACGGCGAGTTTGCGGGCATGCCGCCGCTGCTCGTGCACGCCAGCGAAGATGAAGTCCTGCGCGACGACGCCGTGCGTGTGGCCGAGCGGGCGCGGGCAGCCGGCGTCGACGTCGAACTGCGACTGTGGCAGCGCGTGCCGCACGTGTGGCAGTTCTTCCCGGCGGTCCTTCCCGAAGCGGCGGAATCCCTGACGGACACCGTGCGCTTTATCACGGACCGTGTCAGGGGCGGGTGATATCGACGTCCCGAATCGCCCCGCGCCGGATCGCGATTGAATGCTGCGCGCCGGACACGTGACGAATCGTGACGCCCTCATCGACAAGGCGTCCACAGGGCAACGATCGTGTATATGCCCACTGACTTCCGTCCGCCCGATTGGGCCCCACTCCAGCGAGCCCTCGTGGCGGAATTCGGTGACGCCGCAGTCGACGCGTCGGCCGCCTTCTGGTTCATCGGCTTCATCGACGGGCCTGCCGATGTCGGCGAGCTGCGGCTGTACGAGCACAGCGTCACTCGCCGCCGACTGGTGCTCGATCGGGAGGGGGGCGCGTACCGGTGGTTTGCGCTATTTGCCGGATATAGCCGGATTGGCAGCGAAGAGGCATTGGTCGAGGCGCTCAGCTAAAACGCTGCGAGTGAAGCCGGAGGGGGCCGGAGCCGAGACTTCATTGAGATACGGCGCCCGCATTTCGGGCGCGGCCGCTTCCTTCTCAATTGCCGCGTGCCCTCTGACCTGAAAGGTCTGTCGTCCGCCGACCGCGTTCCGCTTCCGACTGCCCATGGCACCGCCGGCAGCGGAGCAAGTGAACCGTCGCGCGCGCTGACGCGGATTGCGCCGATCGACCCACGTGACGCCGTCTCGACGCCTCAGCATCCGTTGGGTCGCAGCGGCCTTGACCTGCTCAATCTTCTGGCCACTACCGATCTGGTGGCCCCGCGGCAGGCAACCGGAATGGTGGAAATGGAGGTCGGGCTTGAACAGGCCCGTGGGTCGTTGCTTCGCAATCTGCCCGCGGACGCTTTGACGGCCCTGGACCTTGTATGGGAGGGCGCGAAACGCACGGAAGAAGGGTGGTACCTCCGCAGTGGATCACTGGCGGTACTCGGACTGCCTGGCGAGAGTGAGCGCGTCGCAGAGGAGGGACTGGCGGTGCGGCCGGGCTCTCTGGCGCTCCGCTTCATGCAGTCGGTTTCACGCATGGCGCTTGGCGACCTGGCTGGTGCCCGCTCCGTACTCCAACAGGCCCTGCAGGGTTCTCCGGGTGAACTCCTGCTGCTGGTGCAACACGCGCTGGTGCAGGCGAAGCAAGGGGACTCGCGCGGGGCTGATGCCTTGCTCTCCCGACCGACCGCGGCAGCCGAACATCCGGCCCTGACGTGGGGGCGCGCCGTACTGCGGACCATCGTGGCCGACAATACCCGTCAGCGCTCAAGGCCGACCCCAATCGATTGGCCTGTGGCCATGCCGACTGCCGTCAGGTCCGCGCGCGTGACACCAGCCAGCACCGACCATATTTTCGCCGAGATCACGGAGCATCTGGGCGACCCGTCGGCGACGCGCATCGGCCACCGAACGCCACCGATCACATCGGCCGCGGTCGGCGCTGATGCACTCGCCTCCGATTCCGCAAAGACCGATGTCGCGGCATCAGCGCTGGAACGATTCGGCGCTCGCATCGTGATGCGTCCAACGAATGAAGTCGCACGCGAGGCGCGCATGCTGATGCGCGCGTTCAGCGCCGGCGGAACGCTGGCATCAGCCACCAATGCCGATCAGGCGCACGCCGCTCGCACGGTGCTTACGACGTTCCTCGGCGCGACCACCGGCGAAGGCGCCGAAACGCCGGCTCCGGTACGCACGATGGTCGAGCAGCTGCTGCCCCTGTTGCAGGATGGGCGATTCGATGACGCGGAGCGGGCGGTGCGACGTCAGAGCATGCTGGTGCGTGAACCGATCGGTCGGTTGCTGCTGGCCATCGTGCGCGGCGCGCAGATTGCCGAAGGGCAGCGGAATCCTGCGGTGAACGACAGCGCGCCTGAAAACGGCGGAATGCCACATGCACGTACCGCGCCGGCGTTCACCACCATTGCCGATGAGCGGCTCGGTACCCCATCAGCGGGTATGATGGCCGTGCGCGGCGACTCCGAACGCGCTCCCCTTATTCCCGTACGATTGGGACTCGGTCTCCTGGAGGAGACGTCGGCGTCGCGAGCGGCAACAGCGACCACATCGCCGGACGCCGCATACAACGCCGAGCACGCCGGCATGGGTTG includes:
- a CDS encoding alpha/beta hydrolase, which gives rise to MRAEQGAPGTANASWQSRFVSAVIRAYMRPHVLKPIDPLWVRRRMGRQQMPRDVMVRSTGVQVVAAPPSGDWRGGEIVSWPHARSDGPVLLYLHGGGYLAGSPETHRPLVASLVRRLEGAAFVPDYRLAPEHPYPAALDDARAAYGHLLSLGIAPARIVIAGDSAGGGLALALTLALRDTHAPLPAAVVTFSPWTDLAATGRSIEENTDRCAMFAGITIHRAATFYLGASNPRLPYISPLYGEFAGMPPLLVHASEDEVLRDDAVRVAERARAAGVDVELRLWQRVPHVWQFFPAVLPEAAESLTDTVRFITDRVRGG